A segment of the Leptospiraceae bacterium genome:
AAATGAAAGTTTATGTCGATACTGGATTTCTAGGCTTCCAAAAACTAAGTCCTGATCTAAATATCTTTATGCCTAAAAAGAAACCTAAATCTAGAACTCTTTTTCAATACGAAAAAAAAACAGAATAGAAAGATTTCAAAACTTAGAATTCTCGTTGAACATGCAATAGGCGGCATAAAGAGACTTCGCGGAGTCACTGATGTATTTAGAAACATCAAAAAAGGATTTTCAGATTTAATCATGAATATATGCTGCGGATTATGGAATTTAAACTTGAAAAAATTTTAGACTAACATAAAATCGAATTTTGCAACAACTCTATTAATAAAATAGATTTGCAATTAAAAAAAAATCAAAAGGCTAACATAATGTAAACCTTTGTAAAACTGTGTAAATGAGGATAATGTCTATAAGTCTTTAAATAAATGGTATTTCTTAAAGAATTTCTCTGGAAATAACGGCTTTCCAAATTCATTCTTGGGATATGTGGAATCGACATTGAAGCCATTTAGAATACCTGGAAGATCAACCATCGGATAAACGTGATGAGGCTGATTGTTTCGTCCAGCTACACAGATATATATTTCGAATGGTTTCTCGATAGATTTTGAAAACTTATAATTCTGCAAAAGCAAATACGATAAAAACAAAATTGCTTTATCATCGCAATCTAACGGATAGTTTGCGTTATTTGCAAGTGCAAGACTATATTTCGCTCTCGTTAGATGTTCTAATCCCTCTGGATCGGAAACGTATTGCAGTCTGTCCTTTAAAAATTCATGCACTTGTTTTAAGGTTGCATTATAAAAATCGAAATTGAATTTGTTTGGATCAAGTAAATCTGTCCAGTACTGCAAGGAGAGACGTTTCATTTCTTTCAGCGTTTGTTCGTAGTGGGTTAATAAGTCTTTTGTGTATCTGTATTGTGTAGAATTATTCATAGCAATCTTTTAGAATGCTTTTTGTGGTTTGTGTCAAGAAATAAAAAAAGCCCTTTCGGGCTTTCGTTAGAGTGCGATAAAGCACTTGGTTAATAAGTGAGATAGATTTGTTTAATACCTGTTGAGTAAGTTTTTTTTTCTATTACATATAAAAAATGAACAAAATACGAACCGTCAATTTTTATATTTTTATTTTTTTCAATAAAATCATTCGCTATAAAATCAAATCTATTTTTAAATTCATGTTTTTGCATCGCCCGAACTTTAATAAATCCCGTATCGGTATAATTTATTTCATGAGATGCTCTACTATAATGGATGTTTTTCTCAAAGCTATCAAATGAAACTAATTTTATATAATCTGGATGAACTTGAATGTCCCTGCTAGTGTTATTAGTAATAGTAAAATTTACGATAAAATCTTTCAAATTAATCTTTTCATTATTTTCAATGGAAACTGTGATCTTGTTTTCTGAATGATCGTCCGAGATGAGTTTCTGTTTTTCGCAAACACTAAGATTTAAAACCAATAAGAATATTAGTATATTTTTCATTATTGAATCCCTTCGTATAATATTCTGTAATAATCCCATGTGTCCACACGAATTCTGTCATGATCTGCATCATCATAAAACTTTAACTCTATTTTGTGTTTATATTCTAAAACTATTTTACTCCATTCATCAAATGCACCTTTTGGTGTAACGCTTTTAATATTTGCTACTTTTTCAATTATTTCATCTCGAAATTCACCAAGAGTATCTTTTGCTACTCTTCTATGAAGTTTTTCATGATACACGGTCCCTTCTTTTGTGTAAAAGTTTAAATCTACATCATTAATAGTATACTCTTTATTTTTTACATAATAGAATGAAAAGTCCTCTATTTTATTCCACTTTAAATCTTTGTCATCATTGATAAATGTTCGAACTACTACTTCAAACACTTTTGTCTGAATAGTATACCTACCGTCTGATGATCTTTCTGGATTGTAAGCTTCTATATAAAAGCTTAATTGAGTAGCACCACGACACGGAGTTTTAGAAACATTTCCTTGGTTATCCTTACAGAAATCTTTTTGAAATAGTGTCACAATTAAAGGCAATTCAGTATACCTGTAAACCTGATGGTTCAAAATATTAGTTTCTGAAACTGGTAAATCTTTATCCTTTCCAAAAATCTTAGTTAAGGCAAATATACCTAAGCCCCATACAATCATATCATCAAAACCTGAATTATTTTTTCCCATTGTTTGCCTCAACCATAAAATACGTTAGATAAGAAATTAAGTCAATCAATTTCACTTCTTACCAGCCTTCTTTTTAAAATGAGTTTCAAGCATTGCCTTATTAATCGCATCTTGGCGATTTCGCATAATTTCAAAATGATCTAACTCTTCTGCTTTTTTCTTTTTTACCGGAAACATTTGTTGCTCTTGCAATGCAATTGAATCACTGATTAGATTTTTTAATTCAGTCTCGTAAGAAGAAACGATTTTTTTTGCGTGTTCTAAATCTAATTTTATTTCTACAACTGCATTTCTTATATCTTTTACGATAAGTGCTTGATGTTCAGGTTCAATACTGCCTGTATTCTTCCAGTCTTTATAAGCAAGCCTAATACCATGTTGGTTAATAAAATACGCTACTGGTCGCGTATTAATATCTGGTCTGTTTTTTTTTGCTTTCGCAGATTCTTCTTTTTTATCAACTTTTACAGATATTTTTTTCTTACTTGTATTACTTGTAACCGGAATGCTTCTCGCTACATTCTCACGAATCTTTTTCACAGTAGGCAAAGGTAAATTATTCTTAGCAGCTTCGCCTAATTCCTGAATTGCTTTTTCTTTTTCTTCCGGTGGAAGTTTTTTTAATTCGATTGCATGACTGGTTGGTATTTGTGATAAGTGCGACATTGCACTTTCTGGTAAATCCTGAATAGCTCCCAAGTGTTGCATTTTCTTTTTTACCCAGTCTATAGTTTTGTTGAAAATTTTTGCAATCTCTTGATTGGATATTTTCTTGTTTCTATCCTTGATTTTGTTGATTGCTTTTACGTAGTCAAAGTCTGTCCAGTTTTCTCGCTCTTCGTTTTCTGCGAATTGTGCAGCAAACTCTGATTCGAAGCTTCTGTAATCCTTTACGATAACAGATATTTTTTTGAGTCCTAAAATATCTCTGCAAGCTAAAAATCTTCTTCTTCCGGCTACAACATTGTATTTGACTTTAGATTTATTTAAAAATTCTACATCCTTATCAGAGTTGGCATAAATTCTTGTAATTATAATCGGTTGCAATAATTCATTGTTATTCGATCTGATTGACTCTGCAAGATCCTGTAATTTTTCAGGATCATATTCAAATCGAATAGACGAATCTTTATCAATTTGAATTTGTTCAATATCGAATTTTAGAAAAGTTACATTCGATACACTTGAATTATTTTTTTCAGAAGATTGTATTAGTTTGGTTTTTGTGTTCATGGCTTTATCCTTTTGTATGTATTTATTGATTACTGAAAGTTTCTCTTCTTCGCTAAAAACTGATCCTACTATTGTATCGTATTCATGAAACTCCCTTGCGTGCGGAGGATTGTGTTTTAGAAGTGGATGATCTTCAGGAAAAAGTTTTCTGAGTTTTTGCATATCTCTTGCGCCATACTGAGTAAATCCATGCAGATATGTATGATCTAAAACTGGAAGAGTTTTACAAAGTCCACCAGTTCTATTTGGACAATATTCTAATTTGTATACTCGAATGATTATATAATTTTCATGCATGGTTTAAATCCTTACGCGATTAATTTTAATTGTTTGCTTTGTTCTTTTTGTTCTTTTTGTTTCGCTTCTTCTTTTCTAATTACTTCGTGAACTGCATAAATGAACTCTTGCTTTTTCGATTTATACGGCATTACTATTTTTCCTATTCGATAGATAGACTTATCAGTAATGCTATCCGGTTTAAATATTGCTAACAACTTGCAGCCTAATCTATCGTAACTGCTCATATTAGTTGCCATTTTTGGAAGCTCATAGAGTTACTTTATAGTATTCCACCCCGCCCTAGTTACAGATTGACCTTTTTGTTAAAAATAGGCAATTCTCCTTTAAGTATATATAAAGGGTTAATATAGTGTATCCTTTCCATTTCTAAAATATCTTTTGCTTTTAATGAATCTGCATTTTCGCTTAATAGCATACTAGCCCAAGCATGGCAATTTCCAATAGACAGTGAAAACTTTCTATTGGATAACCCAACTAAGTTAATTGCATTTTTTATTCTTTCTTTCATTGGAATAATGACATTTCTTTTTCAAGTCGATCAATTGTCTGCTTAGTTGCATCTATAGCGGATTGGAATTCATTGACAGCCTTATAACTATTTTTTAATTTTAACTCTAATTCTTTTTTCTTGTCTAACGTTTCTGGTTCCAAAACAAATTGAGCGATATGCCTCCCAGTCCCTTTACCTGCGGATCCGTCCTCAGTAGCTACCCATTTTACATCACCTAAGTTTGTAATCTTTGCACCTGCGGCTACTAGCATTAATACCCATTTATCAATCGGATAAACCATTACAACTCGCTTTCCTTTTTTTTGTTCTTCAATTGCTTTTCTTACCCACGCAGTCATGCCCTTCTTTTTACCATTGTGCATAATTGATCCAAAGGGAGGATTTACATAAGTAGAGTTTCCCCATTCGCAAGTAAGACCATCGAAATTTTCCGGTTTAGGAAAAGGGCAAGCGTCAAAGTCAAAAGCAAATTCGTTATTAAGTGATTGCATTAATTCAGGAGGAGTAAGCCAGTAATGTTTTCCGTCTTGACCGTTTCCTTTATGGAATTTATTTTCTTTTGGTTGCATGATCTTTTCCTTTTATTTTATAAAATAAAATAATTATATCTTGTAAAGCATAATAACAAATTGCCCCGTGACCTTAGTAGAAGTGTCAGAATAAACTGGGCGCTTCCAAAAACGTCAACTAACACTCTGGTAACTGCTGCGACATTTCGCTATGTTTTGATGCTGCTCATGTCTTGATCCGATACGACTAAATTGTATTAGGATTATTTTTTAGCTGTCTTGTCAGACTGCAAACATCGCGTCTATTACTGATTAGTCACGCTGTTTGCTAGTCGTTATAGTTCGTATCGGATACAGCTAAGAAGCCGTCAGTTACCCGAACGTTATCCGCTTAAATTCAATTACCCACACGAAAGGATTTGCCGTAAGAGAATTTTCTCCGTTTATTTTTTCCCACAAACTTAAAAATGACATTTGAGCAGGAGAATATTTTCGACTCAAGTAAGGGTAACTTTCTGACAGAATTTTGTTTGGATTTACATAATTAATATATCCGCCAAATCGTTTTACTCCTTCAGCAATTGCATCACCTTCACTTATATCTAATAGTCTCTCGACTCGTATGTCTGTAATTTGTAAATGAATTCTGCAAGCAGTTTTAGGCATATGAATTGATGGACTCCATCCCTTCCATTCATTCATATTATCATCTGCTTTATATAAATATCTAGGAGTATTTTCATCTGGAACAAAACCAATATCATTGGTATCCTTAAAAGATTCTCTTACCCAAAGAACATCTTCTTTGAATCCGTAAGGATTTTTGAATTTTACATTATCTTTTTCTTGTAGTAAGTGATTTTCGTAATGACCGAAAAAATATTTTAAAGTTTCCGTATCTCGAAATAATTTGAAATATTCTTTCGTTGGTTGCACTTTTACAATTCTTCTAGTTTGTGTTTTTCTGCCATCTAGTATAGCTCGGATCATATCAGTAGAAAATAAGATTGGTCTTTCGTTCATTACGCTAATCTCCTTTCTCCCCGCTCTGTTGGAACGGGGATTGCGTCAAAGTATACTGGTTGTTTGCCGCTTTTGCACCAATCTTGTCTGTAATACTTTTTACGCTCTTCATCGTAGACAAAGATAGGAGTATTATAACATCCATGAGTAGGGGATTTGACAGAATTCTTTTTAGCACTTGAAATTTCGTTGAGAGTCAAAAAGAAAATTGTAAAGATAAGGAGTCCGTAAAATTTATTTGTGTTATTCATCTTCATCCTCCAAATCCAAGAAAGCGTATTCCTCATCATCTGAAATAACCATTACCGCACTTACTCCAAACTCTTGTTCGATTGCCTTTTCTGTTTCATAATGTTTTATTCCAGGAATGTCAGTTACTACTAATTGATATGCTCCAAGTCCAGGTACGCATTCGCGTATTTCGACTTTCATTCCTCTAGAGGATAATACTTCTTTTGCGTTATTTACGGTATTGTAATCGGTATTCATTTCATTGCTCTCCTTGTCTCTCTAATCTGAGCTATGATCTCTTTGGCTAAATATTCAATTATGGTAAATCTGTGATAAATCATAATCAACATTGTTGTAATTAAGAATAATAGAATTAAAGTTAGTAATTCGTATAGATTCATTTTACTTTTCTCCCATTTCAGCTAATTCTTTTTCTAGTTGAGCCTTTTTGAATTTAAGGTGTGCAGCTTTAGAGTTTTTATAATCTCTAGTGATTTCTAAAAATGCGTCGGACTGCATAAACTGGAATACGCAAAGAACGAAAGTAATTACTGAGATAAAAATATACTTATCTCGCTTACCTTCTAATTCTTGTCCTTTTAATTCAATTCGTTCGCTCGAATCTACTTTGTGAGTTTCGACTTTAGCGGATAATGCTTGTTCTGCGAATCCTGCTTGTAGTTTAGCGATATTAGTATCGCTTGCAAAAGTTACGATAGGGTAGTTGTTAGTATTCATTATTGCGTTACCTCTGGTAGTAGTAATTGCGAAATTTTAGCAAGTTCTTCTTCGTTTAGAATTTGTGTATAAGATTTAATTTTATAGTGATTAAATCTTATATTTAATTTTCTGTCTGACAATTTAATCACCATAGTTTGTGTCTTATATAATTTAGAGTTTATTTCAATTGCTTGTTTTTTGGAGTAAGCAATTTTTCCACACGAAAAATAAAATCCTTTTTTCGTGTAAATTAAAACATCTGGATTTTTGCAAATTGATTTTGCTTGAATGTCTAGAGTAAGTAACAATATAATTGTAGCTATTATTAATTGATTCATTTCTTTTTTCCTTTCTGATTTCTTGACTGGCTTCATTGTTTTCTTTAATTTGATGTATCCTCGCATAACTCCGAATATTATTTCCATTAGCTTTTTAACTCACAGTCTTCACAGGACTCTGAATTGTTTACATCGATGGAGTGAGCCAAACAAAAGTTGTGTTCACAGTGGATGCAGTTTTGACAAATTTCTTTCTGCTCTTGGGGTAAGTTTTTGTTAGCTCGTTCTTTACGCTCTTGGGTAATATCAAATTCGATAACATCTAAAGAGTTTCCGAAAAATTCTAGTAATTGGTTGAACTTGGTTTCCAAGTTTG
Coding sequences within it:
- a CDS encoding ParB N-terminal domain-containing protein; its protein translation is MHENYIIIRVYKLEYCPNRTGGLCKTLPVLDHTYLHGFTQYGARDMQKLRKLFPEDHPLLKHNPPHAREFHEYDTIVGSVFSEEEKLSVINKYIQKDKAMNTKTKLIQSSEKNNSSVSNVTFLKFDIEQIQIDKDSSIRFEYDPEKLQDLAESIRSNNNELLQPIIITRIYANSDKDVEFLNKSKVKYNVVAGRRRFLACRDILGLKKISVIVKDYRSFESEFAAQFAENEERENWTDFDYVKAINKIKDRNKKISNQEIAKIFNKTIDWVKKKMQHLGAIQDLPESAMSHLSQIPTSHAIELKKLPPEEKEKAIQELGEAAKNNLPLPTVKKIRENVARSIPVTSNTSKKKISVKVDKKEESAKAKKNRPDINTRPVAYFINQHGIRLAYKDWKNTGSIEPEHQALIVKDIRNAVVEIKLDLEHAKKIVSSYETELKNLISDSIALQEQQMFPVKKKKAEELDHFEIMRNRQDAINKAMLETHFKKKAGKK